From one Flavobacterium kingsejongi genomic stretch:
- a CDS encoding glycosyltransferase, protein MGLNSTGFSYSIYEALQLLTPVIVTDFPSAHEQVIHEQTGYILDFNLSNLNVETLYKKIPVIEFFNELSNENDWVRIITNN, encoded by the coding sequence ATGGGGTTAAATTCCACGGGGTTCTCCTACTCTATCTATGAAGCATTGCAACTGTTAACCCCGGTAATCGTTACGGACTTCCCAAGCGCCCACGAGCAAGTGATCCACGAACAGACTGGATACATTTTAGATTTCAACCTCAGCAATTTAAACGTCGAAACATTATATAAAAAAATACCAGTCATCGAATTTTTCAATGAGCTTTCAAACGAAAATGACTGGGTAAGAATAATAACTAATAATTAA